Proteins encoded within one genomic window of Ptychodera flava strain L36383 unplaced genomic scaffold, AS_Pfla_20210202 Scaffold_39__1_contigs__length_1403739_pilon, whole genome shotgun sequence:
- the LOC139127932 gene encoding uncharacterized protein — protein MTAYNEGVWFPGKENAGRDMQWGGGSLFVSRKEGVDKEDGGRRKLSRHDVIPTVDLSQWIQRNVDKKDYVIFKLDVEGAEYGILRKMLKDGTFAWIDKFYGEYHARQPTGETAEEKKRITTAVAKQLSDIITWSAENKTIQRF, from the exons ATGACTGCGTATAACGAGGGAGTGTGGTTTCCAGGGAAAGAGAACGCTGGACGGGATATGCAGTGGGGAGGCGGAAGCCTATTTGTCAGTCGAAAAGAAGGCGTTGATAAAGAAGATGGCGGTAGAAGAAAGTTGTCTAGACATGACGTCATCCCTACGGTTGACCTATCGCAGTGGATACAACGAAACGTCGATAAAAAAGACTATGTCATTTTTAAGCTGGACGTTGAGGGCGCAGAGTACGGCATTTTGCGGAAAATGCTAAAAGATGGTACATTTGCATGGATTGACAA ATTTTATGGGGAATACCATGCTAGGCAGCCAACAGGCGAAACAGCCGAAGAAAAGAAGCGAATCACTACCGCTGTGGCAAAGCAACTATCAGACATCATCACGTGGTCAGCAGAGAACAAGACAATTCAAAGATTTTGA